TCGGTGTTGGGCTTACCAGTTCCTTGTTCATTTACGCAATCTCTCCTCCTCTTCTGCCTGTACTTCGCCGTGACTGTATTTAAAACATGCTAGCATGATGATGATATTTACCAGATTCCCTTCCTCCCTGCAAGATACAGAGCGTAGCCCATGGCGGCAAACATGATTCCAAGGAAAGCGATTATCGGGAGCGTGGCAGTCCTTGGGATGTTAAAGAGGGCCGTGCCCCACGCGTACAGAAAGATGGACATGACGTCAAAGACGACGAACATGAGGATATAAGCATAATACTGCATCATGAAATGAGAGCGGCCTTCGCCCGTTGGCATCTGCCCGCACTCCATCGGCAGGAACTTGACAGGATTGTAGCGGCGCCTCGGAGACACCAGCCTTGACAGGATAAGGGCGGGCACCGAGGCTACAAGACCGAAGCCAAGCATGTAAAGAATTGGCGTAAAGTCTGCAGCGGTCTCCCCAGCCAAGTCACCCATGCTGGCCTAATGAAGGTATAAAATCATTTCGCTTCTGATAAGTTTTGAGTGAAAATTCAAAAAAATCAAAATGACAGAGCACATAGGGCGATCCTACAATGCCTTTGGTATCTTCCTAACCCTAGGAAGATTGTCTAAC
The sequence above is drawn from the Nitrososphaera viennensis EN76 genome and encodes:
- a CDS encoding NADH-quinone oxidoreductase subunit A, with amino-acid sequence MLGFGLVASVPALILSRLVSPRRRYNPVKFLPMECGQMPTGEGRSHFMMQYYAYILMFVVFDVMSIFLYAWGTALFNIPRTATLPIIAFLGIMFAAMGYALYLAGRKGIW